One part of the Parachlamydiales bacterium genome encodes these proteins:
- a CDS encoding succinate dehydrogenase produces the protein MSLLPSDFVWRKLHSLAGIFLVLYVIFHLVTNSQAALWLGEDGKGFIHDVQFIHNLPYLILVEILLLGVPFAIHMGWGVVYAYQARINSYSTDGSTPSLSEYPRNHAFTWQRITSWILLFAIIGHVVHMRIYNYPASALKGDQKYFVQRVSDDPGLYTVAERLGVKVLNAEQVAAQIPAPQVNIPQDTPPEAAILLREQAARQQVAWEEALHQWPLHSGQSLIIAKDFGTATLFMIRDTFKDPLMAVLYSIFVVATCFHTFNGLWTALITWGITLNPPIQQISRYFSVALMLLIMALGLAAVWGTYWLNLRI, from the coding sequence ATGTCTCTGCTTCCTTCCGATTTTGTATGGCGAAAATTGCACTCTCTTGCAGGAATCTTTCTTGTCTTATATGTAATTTTCCACCTTGTGACAAATTCCCAGGCTGCGCTTTGGCTGGGAGAAGATGGTAAAGGATTTATCCATGATGTACAGTTTATTCATAACCTCCCTTATCTGATCCTTGTAGAAATCCTACTCTTAGGTGTTCCATTCGCTATCCATATGGGATGGGGGGTTGTTTACGCTTATCAAGCCAGGATAAATTCCTATTCTACAGATGGCAGTACACCTTCCCTGTCGGAATACCCCCGCAACCACGCATTTACTTGGCAAAGAATTACCTCATGGATTCTGCTTTTTGCGATTATTGGCCATGTCGTCCATATGCGGATTTATAATTATCCGGCCTCCGCATTAAAGGGTGATCAAAAATATTTTGTGCAGCGGGTAAGCGATGATCCGGGCTTGTACACCGTGGCAGAACGTTTAGGGGTTAAAGTATTAAATGCAGAACAAGTAGCTGCGCAGATACCCGCACCCCAAGTCAACATACCCCAAGATACTCCCCCCGAAGCAGCAATCCTGTTGCGTGAACAAGCCGCACGCCAGCAAGTTGCCTGGGAAGAGGCCCTTCACCAATGGCCCCTGCATTCCGGCCAATCTCTCATCATCGCAAAAGATTTTGGGACGGCAACCTTATTTATGATCAGGGACACTTTTAAAGATCCCTTAATGGCGGTGCTGTATAGCATATTTGTCGTCGCCACTTGCTTTCACACCTTTAATGGCTTATGGACGGCATTGATCACATGGGGCATCACCCTTAATCCTCCTATCCAACAAATCTCAAGATATTTTTCCGTCGCATTAATGCTATTAATCATGGCTTTAGGGCTTGCTGCAGTATGGGGAACTTATTGGCTGAACTTAAGGATTTAA
- the sdhA gene encoding succinate dehydrogenase flavoprotein subunit encodes MAPNHHKEVIVVGGGLAGLSAAMKLAELGCKVKIVSVTKVKRSHSVCAQGGINAAINSKGEKDSPLIHAYDTIKGGDFLADQPPILEMCLAGPAIIRMLDRFGCPFNRTKEGKLDFRRFGGTLYNRTAFCGASTGQQLLYALDEQVRRYEVKGLVEKFEHHEFMRLALDSQGVARGIVMMDLFNLNLEVLKADAVIIATGGPGLIFKKSTNSTFCTGAANGRLYMQGMAYANGEFIQIHPTAIPGEDKLRLMSESARGEGGRIWVWGDSSKFIVAPSGQTIPCGKTGEPWYFLEEMYPAFGNLVPRDIAAREILRICELGMGIEGKMQVYLDVSHLPEATQHKLDSILEIYKKFTGEDPRKVPMRIFPAVHYSMGGAWVDWPAIEDPDRWERYRQMTNIPGCFCAGEADFQFHGANRLGANSLLSCIFGGLVAGGEVPRYIKSLHKSWRDLSEGEFNASLQEEESFKKDLLSRDGNENVHRLHNELAEWMVANVTVKRDNKDLERTLYKIKELRERYKSIKLDDKSTLLNQTYTFANQFRYMLELSLVITKGALLRNEFRGAHFKPEFPKRDDENWLKTTLAHYSPDEPVITYKPVDTRHFSQFIHRDYTTEHKEVPEVQNLPRDIPLPI; translated from the coding sequence ATGGCACCAAACCATCATAAGGAAGTCATTGTTGTCGGAGGTGGACTTGCAGGTCTTTCTGCTGCAATGAAATTAGCTGAATTAGGCTGCAAAGTAAAGATCGTCTCCGTTACCAAAGTCAAGCGTTCTCATTCTGTTTGTGCGCAAGGAGGAATCAATGCGGCTATCAATAGTAAAGGTGAGAAGGATTCTCCTTTAATCCATGCCTATGACACCATTAAAGGAGGGGATTTCCTTGCCGATCAGCCGCCAATACTAGAGATGTGCTTAGCTGGACCTGCTATCATACGTATGCTGGATCGTTTTGGATGTCCATTTAACCGTACCAAGGAAGGTAAGCTTGACTTCCGAAGATTTGGAGGCACTCTATACAATCGCACAGCCTTTTGCGGAGCTTCTACAGGCCAGCAATTACTTTATGCCTTAGATGAACAAGTTCGCAGATATGAAGTGAAAGGATTAGTCGAGAAATTTGAACATCACGAATTCATGCGTCTAGCCTTAGATAGCCAAGGCGTAGCGCGAGGCATCGTGATGATGGACTTATTTAACTTAAATCTGGAAGTTCTAAAAGCCGATGCTGTCATCATTGCTACGGGCGGTCCCGGGCTGATATTCAAAAAATCCACGAATTCCACATTCTGTACGGGGGCAGCCAATGGACGCCTCTATATGCAGGGCATGGCGTATGCCAATGGAGAATTCATTCAGATACATCCAACAGCCATTCCAGGAGAAGATAAGCTCCGGCTGATGTCGGAATCGGCCAGAGGGGAAGGAGGACGCATATGGGTGTGGGGAGATTCTTCTAAGTTTATTGTAGCACCTTCCGGTCAGACTATTCCTTGCGGCAAAACCGGTGAGCCTTGGTATTTTCTTGAGGAAATGTACCCTGCCTTCGGCAATCTTGTGCCCCGTGACATAGCTGCTAGGGAAATATTGCGTATTTGTGAACTAGGAATGGGTATCGAAGGTAAAATGCAGGTATATCTGGATGTTTCCCATCTGCCGGAAGCGACCCAGCATAAGTTGGATTCTATTTTAGAAATCTATAAGAAGTTTACAGGCGAAGATCCTAGAAAAGTACCGATGAGAATATTCCCTGCAGTCCACTATTCCATGGGGGGCGCTTGGGTAGATTGGCCTGCCATAGAAGATCCTGACCGTTGGGAGCGCTACAGACAGATGACTAATATTCCGGGTTGTTTTTGCGCAGGGGAAGCGGATTTCCAATTCCACGGAGCGAATAGGCTGGGAGCTAATTCCCTATTGTCATGTATTTTTGGCGGATTAGTGGCAGGAGGCGAAGTCCCTCGCTATATCAAAAGTTTACATAAATCTTGGAGAGATCTTTCTGAAGGCGAATTCAATGCATCCCTGCAGGAAGAGGAAAGCTTTAAAAAAGATTTGCTGAGCCGCGATGGCAATGAAAACGTTCACCGGCTCCATAATGAGTTGGCAGAGTGGATGGTAGCTAATGTCACCGTCAAGCGTGATAATAAGGACCTAGAACGTACTCTATATAAGATCAAAGAACTGCGCGAAAGATATAAGTCGATTAAGTTAGATGACAAATCTACACTGCTTAATCAGACATATACATTTGCAAACCAATTTCGTTACATGCTTGAGTTATCCCTGGTGATTACTAAAGGGGCGTTGTTAAGAAATGAATTCAGGGGAGCCCATTTCAAACCTGAATTTCCAAAACGCGATGATGAGAATTGGTTGAAAACAACACTAGCGCACTATAGTCCCGATGAGCCGGTGATTACTTACAAGCCTGTAGACACCCGTCATTTCTCACAGTTCATTCACCGGGACTACACCACAGAACATAAAGAAGTTCCCGAAGTGCAAAATTTACCTAGGGATATTCCACTGCCCATATAA
- the sdhB gene encoding succinate dehydrogenase iron-sulfur subunit → MSEQENKTFILKIYRGTPGNQYWEEFELLLQEGMNIISALMEIQLNPVTSNGKKVSPISWEQGCLEEVCGSCSMLINGKPRQACTALIGSLIQEKGSTTITLAPFTKFPLIRDLVVNRDSMFDNLKKVHAWVDAEGLYDRGFGPEISPAKQEVMYELSTCMTCGCCVEACPQVSSKSKFVGPQIISQVRLFDMHPIGKQLKPQRMQEMMAPEGINACGNAQNCVRVCPKKIPLTDSIAEVYRDVTLFALKKLFSLPGRDE, encoded by the coding sequence ATGAGCGAGCAAGAGAACAAAACCTTTATATTAAAAATCTATCGTGGAACTCCCGGAAACCAATATTGGGAGGAGTTTGAACTTTTGCTCCAAGAAGGGATGAATATCATCTCGGCCCTCATGGAAATCCAACTTAATCCTGTCACAAGTAATGGCAAGAAAGTATCGCCTATTTCCTGGGAACAAGGTTGTTTGGAAGAAGTCTGCGGATCTTGCTCTATGCTTATCAATGGTAAACCCCGCCAAGCTTGTACCGCATTGATTGGATCTCTCATTCAGGAAAAGGGGAGTACTACTATCACTCTAGCGCCCTTTACAAAGTTCCCTCTAATACGGGATTTGGTTGTGAACCGGGACAGTATGTTTGATAATTTGAAGAAGGTCCATGCTTGGGTAGATGCTGAAGGATTGTATGATAGGGGATTTGGTCCTGAAATTAGCCCTGCGAAACAAGAAGTAATGTACGAGCTCTCTACTTGCATGACGTGCGGTTGCTGTGTGGAGGCGTGTCCCCAAGTTAGCTCCAAATCCAAGTTTGTGGGTCCTCAAATTATTTCACAGGTAAGACTGTTCGATATGCACCCTATAGGAAAGCAGTTGAAGCCGCAGCGCATGCAAGAAATGATGGCACCTGAAGGGATAAATGCTTGTGGAAATGCGCAGAACTGTGTCCGCGTTTGCCCTAAAAAAATTCCACTTACAGATTCAATAGCGGAAGTTTACCGCGACGTTACTCTCTTTGCTCTCAAAAAGCTGTTTAGCCTCCCTGGAAGAGACGAGTAG
- a CDS encoding glycosyltransferase family 39 protein encodes MSRYSCILIGIILIKTLAFGLYISQGYVGLGPDEAQYWTWSRHIDWGYYSKPPGIALQIAAGTAIFGDTELGVRFGSLVLAACIPLTIYALTFMGGLSRIIAFWAALAFAFSPLGMMSSLLAITDVGMALSWVLAAYWMIRCLRQNAEVNYIIPGLLIACGAIFKWPVYFFWTAVALGMLFLPALRSRTVIYGFLISLLGLVPVLIWNIQHDWVTFRHVGVTIAGGHGAELGTTLLMKGNVLEFLGAQMLLVSPILFILMLCGWVYVYRHRKVEIPLLLRWGALTSSAFVAAFTAAACLQKIQGNWCVFAYLIVFPLIVWISLKWARIGIIFSLLLCVLLLSVPFLQDNGIGLGLRWSPFKHNMGWGKLSPGLLQKGYNPAKDFLFGESYQTTSLLSFYGPEQKKAYFLNLEGARHNQFDIWPGMKEEQLGKTGYFVQVVYKSPEDCDINKLKQLQEYFKKIECLGLYPLLSSEAKFIRIWRCEEYNGTIPLQNTKY; translated from the coding sequence ATGTCACGTTATAGCTGCATTCTTATTGGAATTATTCTAATTAAAACCTTAGCTTTTGGCTTGTACATTTCGCAAGGTTATGTGGGCCTTGGACCTGATGAAGCGCAATATTGGACATGGAGCCGCCATATAGACTGGGGTTATTATAGCAAACCGCCTGGCATTGCGCTTCAGATTGCAGCAGGCACAGCTATTTTTGGCGATACGGAATTAGGTGTACGTTTCGGATCTTTGGTATTAGCAGCATGCATTCCGCTAACAATATATGCGTTGACATTCATGGGGGGCTTAAGCAGGATTATTGCCTTTTGGGCAGCTTTAGCTTTTGCATTCAGCCCGCTAGGGATGATGTCGTCCCTTTTAGCTATTACTGATGTAGGAATGGCCTTATCGTGGGTTCTAGCTGCATATTGGATGATAAGATGCCTACGTCAAAATGCAGAAGTAAATTATATTATCCCGGGATTACTTATTGCTTGCGGGGCTATTTTCAAGTGGCCCGTCTACTTTTTCTGGACTGCTGTAGCATTAGGGATGTTATTTTTGCCTGCATTGAGAAGCCGGACAGTCATTTATGGTTTTCTAATATCTCTTTTAGGATTGGTTCCGGTGCTTATCTGGAATATTCAACATGATTGGGTGACATTCAGGCATGTAGGTGTGACAATAGCCGGGGGGCACGGAGCAGAGTTGGGAACTACTTTATTGATGAAAGGAAATGTATTGGAGTTTCTCGGTGCTCAAATGCTTCTTGTTTCGCCCATCTTATTTATTCTAATGCTTTGTGGATGGGTTTATGTCTATCGACACCGGAAAGTAGAGATACCCTTGCTGCTTCGGTGGGGCGCACTTACATCATCAGCATTTGTTGCAGCATTTACAGCCGCTGCCTGCCTGCAAAAAATTCAAGGAAATTGGTGTGTATTTGCCTATCTAATAGTTTTTCCTTTGATTGTATGGATAAGCCTTAAGTGGGCGCGCATCGGGATCATTTTTTCTCTCTTATTGTGCGTACTATTACTATCAGTACCCTTTCTGCAGGATAATGGAATAGGTTTGGGATTGCGTTGGAGTCCTTTTAAGCATAACATGGGCTGGGGTAAACTCAGCCCCGGCCTTTTACAAAAAGGGTATAATCCTGCAAAAGATTTTCTTTTTGGCGAGTCGTACCAAACAACAAGTCTTTTAAGCTTCTATGGACCGGAACAAAAGAAAGCCTATTTTCTTAATCTAGAGGGTGCACGTCATAATCAGTTTGACATATGGCCAGGGATGAAGGAAGAGCAGCTTGGAAAGACAGGATATTTTGTCCAAGTTGTGTATAAATCGCCGGAAGACTGTGATATAAATAAGCTGAAACAACTCCAAGAGTATTTTAAAAAAATTGAATGCCTAGGCCTCTATCCGCTGCTATCTTCAGAGGCCAAATTTATCCGCATATGGCGTTGCGAGGAATATAACGGTACAATCCCCCTTCAGAACACTAAATATTAA
- the rsgA gene encoding ribosome small subunit-dependent GTPase A: protein MAKDFFEHYEEDLERHEKRLSRSDRKILRAKDRSQYKKSDQDQQKKLTESFISAEGTDRGRVLNISGEFMEVATATGTLVPCVVSGALKHKTARMKNIIAVGDFVHFIPMNEREGMVLEVEPRTTVLSRADNLSHQKEHIIAANIDLVLITVSVGQPLLKTPIIDRYIIAADKGKMKYVIIINKIDLLESEEYETEKAMYEETCKAYALAAVPLIGVSTVTGEGMDKLKEVMHNKASVFSGQSGVGKSSLINMLTGSELPTRTGVERTGKGAHTTTKAQLIPIESGGWVIDTPGIRSFGMWDLNKDEVAAYFDEFALYFPKCRFANCTHTHEEGCAVIQAVEEEKIHPLRYYSYCALLEQLDQEHLRR, encoded by the coding sequence ATGGCTAAAGATTTTTTTGAGCATTATGAAGAAGACTTAGAACGCCATGAAAAGCGTTTATCACGCTCAGACCGTAAAATATTAAGGGCCAAAGACCGCTCCCAATATAAGAAAAGCGACCAGGATCAGCAGAAGAAACTAACAGAATCCTTTATTTCTGCAGAAGGGACAGATCGCGGAAGAGTATTAAATATCAGCGGCGAATTCATGGAAGTTGCCACTGCGACAGGTACACTTGTCCCCTGCGTTGTCAGCGGCGCCTTGAAACATAAAACTGCCCGCATGAAAAACATAATAGCTGTAGGGGACTTTGTCCATTTTATCCCCATGAATGAACGTGAGGGTATGGTCCTTGAAGTTGAACCCCGTACAACTGTTCTTTCGCGTGCTGATAACTTATCCCATCAAAAAGAACATATTATCGCCGCCAACATTGACCTTGTCCTAATCACCGTTTCTGTGGGGCAACCCCTATTAAAAACCCCTATTATCGACCGCTACATTATCGCAGCTGATAAAGGCAAGATGAAATATGTCATTATCATCAATAAGATCGATCTGCTTGAAAGTGAAGAATACGAAACTGAAAAAGCGATGTATGAAGAAACCTGCAAAGCTTATGCCCTTGCCGCAGTTCCCCTGATCGGCGTCAGTACGGTGACAGGCGAAGGAATGGATAAGCTCAAAGAAGTGATGCACAATAAAGCATCCGTGTTTTCCGGACAGTCCGGTGTCGGTAAATCCTCTCTGATCAATATGCTGACAGGAAGCGAGCTTCCGACGCGAACAGGGGTAGAAAGGACCGGAAAAGGTGCCCATACAACAACTAAAGCGCAACTAATCCCTATTGAAAGCGGCGGATGGGTGATTGATACTCCGGGGATACGCAGCTTTGGTATGTGGGATTTAAATAAGGATGAAGTGGCAGCTTATTTTGATGAATTTGCTTTATATTTTCCAAAATGCCGTTTTGCTAATTGCACACATACACATGAAGAAGGTTGCGCAGTAATACAAGCAGTCGAAGAAGAGAAAATCCATCCCCTACGCTACTATTCCTATTGCGCACTCTTAGAGCAGCTTGATCAAGAGCATTTGCGAAGATAA
- a CDS encoding RNA methyltransferase: MIHIQSTDNPLVKHLSKLRTDATARRKENKIVLSGRTLITEVAQKIPLQVLITEEPHSQLTAAETFTASPSVLKKISGVENPDGYIAVVGLPPEADLTPCRSLLALDGVSDPGNFGTLLRSALAFGWDGVFLLPNTCDPYNDKALRSARGAQFHLRLRKGTWQQLKELSLTNRLTPIAADLYGKDIRTFTPLDHPLLILGNEGQGIDATAASWCEKVTIPMLPQSESLNVSIAGSILMFLLNPSLSPHG, translated from the coding sequence ATGATCCACATTCAAAGCACTGATAATCCCCTGGTTAAACATCTATCTAAATTGCGTACTGATGCTACCGCTAGACGTAAAGAAAATAAGATCGTTCTTTCAGGACGCACCCTAATTACGGAAGTTGCACAGAAAATTCCTCTCCAAGTTCTCATTACCGAGGAGCCCCATTCACAACTTACTGCTGCAGAGACATTTACTGCCTCCCCTTCCGTTCTAAAAAAAATCTCCGGAGTAGAAAATCCCGACGGATATATTGCAGTTGTGGGTCTACCGCCGGAAGCAGACCTAACTCCTTGCAGATCACTCTTGGCATTAGATGGTGTCAGTGATCCGGGCAATTTCGGAACATTACTGCGCAGTGCGCTTGCTTTCGGATGGGATGGGGTATTCTTACTGCCTAACACCTGCGATCCTTATAATGACAAAGCCCTGCGCTCTGCACGAGGAGCCCAATTTCATCTGCGCTTGCGCAAAGGAACTTGGCAGCAGCTCAAAGAGCTAAGTCTTACTAACCGGCTCACCCCTATTGCTGCAGATTTATATGGAAAAGATATCCGCACTTTCACCCCCCTCGACCACCCTTTACTTATTCTAGGAAATGAAGGGCAAGGAATTGATGCTACTGCAGCATCCTGGTGCGAAAAGGTGACAATACCCATGTTGCCGCAAAGCGAATCATTGAATGTTTCCATCGCAGGCAGTATCCTTATGTTTTTACTAAACCCTTCATTGAGTCCCCATGGCTAA
- a CDS encoding CCA tRNA nucleotidyltransferase, whose product MKDSYPQALSIIKKLNASGYTAFFAGGWVRDFLLGHPSDDIDIATDASPQVILDLFPRTLCVGIAFGVVIVDLEGHQFEVATFRRDIAYTNGRKPDKIEMSSPREDAERRDFTINGMFYDPLTEEIFDYIGGMHDLKQGIIRCIGIPDERFKEDRLRMIRAVRFSQRFGFTIDSATQEAILENCDTLFPAVAIERVWQELNKMAQGPSFDGALITLHRLGLLNVIFTDLKNLHMNDLKHLVAPFKDFPEKTPTLLFVLQLFPSYTLDNMLDLCAYLKLSGEDRKIAETWHELESLNNMSSRYAWAKFYARKYSSHCVNVMAAIKTPLERTKFLEDNELRTKDLGTHTQRLIAKKPVVTSGHLLEEGIRPGVTMGKLLRIAEEVSIEKDLHQSQSIIEDMKKNSKWSAE is encoded by the coding sequence GTGAAAGATAGTTACCCCCAAGCGCTTAGCATTATAAAAAAATTGAATGCCTCAGGCTATACTGCTTTTTTTGCAGGTGGATGGGTGCGTGATTTTCTATTGGGTCATCCCTCGGATGATATAGATATTGCAACGGATGCTTCGCCTCAGGTAATTCTCGATCTTTTTCCTAGGACCCTATGCGTAGGCATCGCTTTCGGAGTTGTGATTGTAGACTTAGAAGGCCACCAATTTGAAGTCGCTACTTTCCGCCGCGATATTGCTTATACAAATGGGCGCAAACCCGATAAAATAGAGATGTCCTCCCCGCGAGAAGATGCAGAACGCCGTGATTTTACGATCAATGGGATGTTTTATGATCCTTTGACCGAGGAAATATTCGATTATATCGGAGGAATGCACGACTTAAAACAGGGCATTATTCGCTGCATCGGTATTCCTGATGAGCGATTTAAAGAAGATAGGCTGCGCATGATCCGCGCAGTTCGATTTTCCCAGCGTTTTGGATTTACTATTGATTCCGCCACACAGGAAGCTATCTTAGAAAACTGCGATACCCTTTTTCCAGCGGTCGCTATTGAAAGGGTATGGCAGGAATTGAATAAAATGGCTCAGGGACCCTCTTTTGATGGCGCTCTTATCACCTTGCATCGTCTGGGACTATTGAATGTGATTTTTACTGACCTTAAAAATCTACATATGAATGACTTAAAGCACTTAGTCGCTCCTTTTAAAGACTTTCCCGAAAAAACACCGACCCTTCTCTTTGTCTTGCAACTATTTCCTAGCTATACCCTTGACAACATGCTGGATCTTTGCGCCTATTTAAAGTTGAGCGGAGAAGATCGAAAGATCGCAGAAACTTGGCATGAATTAGAAAGTCTAAATAACATGTCAAGCCGCTATGCCTGGGCAAAATTTTATGCACGGAAATACAGCTCTCACTGTGTCAATGTCATGGCAGCTATAAAAACTCCTTTGGAGCGAACAAAATTTCTTGAAGACAATGAACTGCGCACAAAAGATCTTGGTACCCATACTCAGAGACTTATAGCTAAAAAACCTGTCGTAACTTCCGGGCATCTTTTAGAAGAAGGAATTCGACCCGGAGTGACAATGGGCAAACTCTTGCGAATTGCAGAAGAGGTCTCTATCGAAAAAGACCTCCATCAATCTCAAAGCATCATTGAAGATATGAAAAAAAATTCTAAGTGGTCAGCAGAATGA
- the sctJ gene encoding type III secretion inner membrane ring lipoprotein SctJ yields the protein MHQSSTLVPSRSVKFLQWLFILLLTIPLLTGCDNSKTIVHELDEKEANEILNVLSSKGIDAIKLKSGEGGTGGASKATLWNIVVPAEKAYEAMSILNQSGLPRRRGQNLLNIFGNVGLVPSEMTEKIRYQAGLSETLASVIRKMDGVLDAEVQISFPEEDPLNPGNTKQKMTASVYVKYSPLLDDPNVHLATKIKRLVASGVPGLDYDNVTVILDRARFANIESTDTAQREEKSFVNIWTIVVAQESVSRFRIIFFSFILLILLLLMAAGWLLWKVMPVAERSGGFKSLFSLSPLTGVKAEENKEDNPDDKKKEGEDKPKEAADSEIDET from the coding sequence ATGCACCAATCTTCTACCTTAGTACCTTCTCGAAGCGTAAAATTTTTGCAGTGGCTATTTATTTTGCTGCTCACAATCCCACTTTTAACAGGGTGCGACAACTCTAAAACGATTGTGCACGAGTTGGACGAGAAGGAAGCAAACGAAATTTTAAACGTTCTTTCTAGCAAAGGTATCGACGCTATCAAGCTGAAAAGCGGTGAAGGCGGCACCGGGGGGGCAAGCAAGGCTACCCTTTGGAATATCGTGGTCCCTGCAGAAAAAGCCTATGAAGCAATGTCTATTTTGAACCAGAGCGGATTGCCTCGTCGACGGGGCCAAAACCTGTTGAATATCTTTGGCAACGTAGGATTGGTGCCTTCGGAGATGACTGAAAAAATACGTTATCAGGCTGGTCTGAGCGAAACTTTAGCGAGTGTTATCCGTAAAATGGACGGCGTTTTAGATGCCGAGGTCCAGATTTCCTTCCCGGAAGAAGACCCTTTAAATCCGGGCAATACCAAGCAAAAGATGACTGCCTCAGTCTATGTAAAGTATTCACCTTTGTTAGATGATCCTAACGTCCACCTGGCAACAAAAATCAAACGTTTAGTTGCGTCCGGCGTTCCAGGACTGGATTATGATAACGTAACCGTTATCTTGGACAGGGCCCGTTTTGCTAATATCGAATCTACAGACACTGCTCAGAGGGAAGAGAAAAGCTTTGTCAACATCTGGACAATTGTCGTTGCACAAGAGTCCGTAAGCCGTTTCCGCATCATCTTCTTTAGCTTTATATTGTTAATACTTCTCCTGCTAATGGCTGCGGGGTGGCTATTATGGAAGGTCATGCCTGTTGCGGAAAGAAGCGGCGGGTTTAAATCCCTCTTCTCCCTCTCTCCTTTGACTGGTGTTAAAGCAGAAGAAAATAAAGAAGATAATCCGGACGATAAGAAAAAAGAAGGGGAAGATAAGCCTAAAGAGGCTGCCGACTCCGAAATAGATGAAACCTAA
- a CDS encoding HrpE/YscL family type III secretion apparatus protein: MKKSNKKFFSLIYGDKVHVAPETKVVSGEEFSALMNAEEILQKVKQDALKYREEVTAECEKIKEQAAKEGFEEGFSKWAEQLALLEKHIAEVGKTYENVLVPVATKAAKKIVGQELEMREDTIVDIVSNILKAVAQHKKITIYVNRKHLQTLEQNRPKLKNLFEELQSLSIRERNDIDEGGCVVETEGGIINAQLANQWQLLEQAFDTILKGPKQASH; the protein is encoded by the coding sequence GTGAAAAAGAGCAATAAAAAGTTTTTTTCCTTAATCTATGGTGACAAAGTTCACGTCGCTCCCGAAACCAAGGTAGTGTCCGGCGAAGAATTTTCAGCACTCATGAACGCTGAAGAAATACTTCAGAAAGTCAAGCAAGATGCCCTTAAATATCGCGAAGAAGTTACAGCAGAGTGCGAAAAAATTAAGGAACAGGCTGCGAAAGAAGGCTTTGAAGAAGGATTTTCTAAATGGGCGGAACAACTAGCGCTCCTCGAGAAGCATATCGCCGAAGTAGGCAAGACCTATGAGAACGTACTAGTTCCTGTAGCTACCAAGGCAGCTAAGAAAATTGTTGGTCAAGAACTCGAAATGCGGGAAGATACCATTGTCGATATCGTCTCCAATATATTGAAAGCCGTAGCTCAACATAAAAAGATCACTATCTACGTCAACCGCAAACATTTACAGACGTTAGAGCAAAACCGGCCTAAACTAAAAAATCTTTTTGAAGAACTCCAATCTCTATCCATCCGTGAAAGGAATGATATCGATGAAGGAGGATGCGTTGTTGAGACCGAAGGAGGGATTATCAACGCCCAGCTTGCAAACCAATGGCAATTGTTGGAACAAGCTTTTGACACAATACTGAAAGGACCGAAACAGGCGAGCCATTAA